The proteins below are encoded in one region of Syntrophotalea carbinolica DSM 2380:
- a CDS encoding IS481-like element ISPca3 family transposase, whose product MTIRLHANATTTPKIRRYIQESEKSHKALAKELGISIDTVRRWRKRDDVHDRSHTAHRLNTTMTEAQEAVVIELRRSLLLSLDDLLVVTREFVNADVSRAGLDRCLRRHGVSRLADLIPKEETANNKPKTFKNYDPGFVHVDIKYLPQMPDETSRRYLFVGIDRATRWVYLEVCKSKSAQAAKGFLNRLVAKAPFVIKKLLTDNDKAFTDRFSTAGERKPTGNHVFDKTCVQHGIEHRLIPPRHPQTNGMVERFNGRISEVLATTRFDSAENLEQTLLRYGYLYNQHIPQRALGHKAPIQALKDWQKKKPKLFRKQVRNHAGPDN is encoded by the coding sequence ATGACGATACGGTTACACGCTAATGCCACAACGACCCCGAAAATCCGACGATATATCCAAGAGTCGGAAAAATCGCACAAGGCTTTAGCTAAAGAACTGGGCATATCCATTGACACGGTACGTCGCTGGCGCAAACGTGACGATGTTCACGATCGGTCTCATACGGCACACCGACTGAATACAACGATGACCGAAGCCCAGGAAGCCGTTGTCATCGAGTTGCGTCGCTCTTTGTTGTTGTCTCTCGATGATCTCCTGGTCGTCACTCGGGAATTTGTCAATGCTGACGTCTCTCGTGCGGGACTTGACCGTTGTTTGCGACGACATGGGGTATCCCGATTGGCGGACCTGATCCCGAAAGAGGAAACGGCCAACAACAAGCCCAAAACATTTAAAAACTACGATCCGGGGTTCGTTCATGTCGATATCAAATATTTGCCACAGATGCCGGACGAAACCTCTCGGCGTTACCTGTTTGTAGGCATCGACCGTGCTACCCGCTGGGTTTACCTGGAAGTGTGCAAGAGCAAATCCGCCCAAGCCGCAAAGGGCTTTTTGAATCGCCTGGTAGCCAAAGCGCCATTTGTGATCAAAAAATTGCTCACCGACAACGACAAGGCATTCACGGATCGATTTTCCACTGCTGGAGAGAGAAAGCCAACAGGGAATCATGTATTCGACAAAACCTGCGTTCAGCATGGTATTGAACATCGGCTTATTCCTCCACGCCACCCTCAGACCAACGGGATGGTTGAGCGATTCAACGGTCGCATCAGCGAGGTTTTGGCAACAACCCGGTTCGATTCCGCCGAAAATTTGGAGCAGACATTGTTACGTTATGGTTATCTATACAACCAGCATATTCCTCAGCGAGCGTTGGGGCATAAAGCTCCCATACAAGCGCTGAAGGATTGGCAAAAAAAGAAACCAAAACTTTTCCGTAAACAGGTCAGGAATCATGCGGGACCTGACAACTAA
- a CDS encoding phosphomannomutase/phosphoglucomutase: protein MTNLTCFKAYDIRGRLPDELNEEIAYRIGRSYAEYLKPGRVVVGRDVRLSSAALCDALSNGLLDGGTDVFDIGLCGTEEIYFATFAEEMDGGIMVTASHNPMDYNGMKLVRQGSRPISGDSGLDAIRELAQDNQFAPPVQRGTRTVLETRPRYIEHLLGYIDRQSLRPLKIVVNAGNGCAGPVLDQLEQHLPFEFIKVHHDPDGAFPNGIPNPLLPENRSATAEAVVAHGADLGIAWDGDFDRCFLFDEKGGFIEGYYVVGLLAAAFLQHHPGARIIHDPRLTWNTMDLVSELGGTAVMSKTGHAFIKERMRQEDAVYGGEMSAHHYFRDFAYCDSGMIPWLLVTELMSRSGQPLSSLVGERIKCYPASGEINRRLSDPAATLSNIENHYRVGAKATDFTDGLSMEFDQWRFNLRCSNTEPVVRLNVETRGDQGLMEQKTQEILGMMDAR from the coding sequence ATGACGAATTTAACTTGCTTTAAAGCCTACGACATCCGCGGTCGTCTGCCGGATGAACTCAACGAGGAAATCGCTTACCGTATCGGGCGGTCTTATGCCGAGTATCTGAAGCCGGGCCGGGTGGTGGTGGGTCGGGATGTGCGGCTCAGCAGTGCGGCTTTGTGTGATGCGCTGAGCAACGGGCTTCTTGATGGTGGGACGGATGTTTTCGATATCGGTTTGTGCGGTACGGAAGAGATCTATTTCGCCACCTTTGCCGAGGAGATGGATGGCGGCATTATGGTGACGGCCAGTCACAATCCCATGGATTACAACGGCATGAAACTGGTGCGGCAGGGATCGCGGCCTATCAGTGGCGACAGTGGTCTGGATGCCATTCGGGAGTTGGCTCAGGACAACCAGTTTGCTCCGCCGGTACAACGCGGTACCCGCACTGTTCTGGAGACCCGGCCGCGTTATATCGAACATCTGCTGGGCTATATCGACCGGCAATCATTGCGGCCTCTGAAGATCGTGGTCAATGCCGGCAACGGTTGTGCCGGTCCGGTACTGGATCAGCTGGAGCAGCATCTGCCCTTTGAGTTCATCAAGGTCCATCATGATCCGGACGGTGCCTTTCCCAACGGCATTCCTAATCCCCTGTTGCCGGAAAACAGGTCGGCTACGGCCGAAGCGGTGGTGGCCCACGGTGCGGATCTGGGGATTGCCTGGGATGGTGATTTTGATCGTTGTTTTCTGTTCGACGAGAAGGGTGGCTTCATCGAGGGGTATTATGTGGTGGGATTGCTGGCGGCGGCGTTTCTGCAGCACCACCCCGGAGCCCGCATTATCCACGACCCCCGTCTGACCTGGAATACCATGGATCTGGTGTCGGAACTGGGCGGCACGGCGGTCATGAGCAAGACCGGCCATGCTTTCATCAAGGAACGCATGCGGCAGGAAGATGCGGTGTACGGCGGAGAGATGAGCGCTCACCATTACTTCCGGGATTTTGCCTACTGCGACAGCGGCATGATTCCCTGGCTGCTGGTCACCGAACTCATGAGCCGCAGTGGCCAGCCTCTTTCCAGCCTGGTGGGTGAGCGGATCAAATGTTATCCCGCCAGCGGCGAGATCAATCGTCGCCTGAGCGATCCCGCTGCAACTCTGTCCAACATCGAGAATCATTATCGTGTCGGTGCGAAAGCAACCGATTTTACGGATGGATTGAGTATGGAGTTCGATCAGTGGCGGTTTAACCTGCGCTGCTCCAATACCGAGCCGGTGGTGCGGTTGAATGTCGAAACCCGGGGTGATCAGGGGTTGATGGAGCAGAAGACGCAGGAAATCCTAGGCATGATGGATGCGCGTTAG
- a CDS encoding type II toxin-antitoxin system RelE/ParE family toxin yields MKTYQVVLAPDFLSDLFELYRYVALRDGKDRARDLVQKLEKAARQLKNFPDRGHALPELVPMGIQDIQEITNGPYRIIYKVLDNAVHILACIDGRRDVEQVLIQRALSV; encoded by the coding sequence ATGAAAACCTACCAGGTTGTGCTTGCCCCCGATTTCCTTTCCGATCTTTTTGAGCTGTATCGATATGTGGCCCTCAGAGATGGCAAGGATAGAGCCAGAGATTTGGTACAAAAACTGGAAAAAGCCGCTCGACAGCTCAAAAATTTCCCGGACCGCGGCCACGCATTGCCGGAACTGGTACCTATGGGGATCCAGGACATCCAAGAAATCACCAACGGTCCTTATCGGATTATATATAAAGTGCTGGACAACGCCGTTCACATATTGGCCTGCATCGATGGCCGCCGGGATGTTGAACAGGTTTTGATACAGCGAGCCTTAAGTGTTTAA
- a CDS encoding ribbon-helix-helix domain-containing protein, which produces MPAKNPRVNVVLEKPLYNALHDLAEDEGVSMSMLMRDLVKEALAIREDRALADLAAERENGFDRRKAVSHEDVWG; this is translated from the coding sequence ATGCCAGCAAAAAACCCAAGGGTCAACGTAGTCCTTGAAAAACCCCTCTATAATGCCCTCCATGATCTTGCCGAAGACGAAGGTGTCTCCATGTCCATGTTGATGCGGGACTTGGTGAAGGAGGCCCTCGCAATCCGGGAGGACCGGGCCCTGGCCGATTTAGCCGCCGAACGGGAAAATGGTTTTGACCGCCGTAAAGCTGTAAGCCATGAAGATGTCTGGGGGTAG
- a CDS encoding arsenate reductase ArsC, producing the protein MPNKIKVLFLCTGNSCRSQMAEGWARHLKSDQLEAWSAGIETHGLNPRAVQVMAEVGVDISGHESQNIRDLLDIPFDYVVTVCGHAHETCPIFPGQAKVVHVGFDDPPKMAQECGTEEEQLNCYRRVRDEIRTFIERLPEALMGQGEG; encoded by the coding sequence ATGCCGAACAAAATCAAGGTGCTCTTCCTGTGCACCGGCAACTCCTGCCGCAGCCAGATGGCGGAAGGATGGGCACGACATCTTAAGAGCGATCAGCTGGAAGCCTGGTCGGCAGGAATCGAAACCCACGGCCTTAATCCGCGCGCCGTACAGGTCATGGCCGAAGTCGGGGTTGATATATCCGGCCACGAATCCCAAAATATCCGCGACCTTCTCGACATACCTTTCGATTACGTCGTCACCGTCTGCGGACATGCCCATGAAACCTGCCCTATTTTCCCGGGACAGGCCAAGGTGGTACATGTCGGCTTCGACGATCCGCCGAAAATGGCTCAGGAATGTGGAACGGAGGAAGAACAACTGAACTGCTACAGGCGGGTCAGGGATGAGATACGTACGTTTATAGAAAGGCTTCCTGAGGCGCTTATGGGCCAGGGGGAGGGATAA
- a CDS encoding ISL3 family transposase — translation MNDTALYAQILGIRSPWKVAEVKLALAAGEVSVFVERDQTIPMTCPKCGATVPGYDTRQRKWRHLDTCQYKTMLVADVPRVQCPEHGVVTVEVPWAEPGSGFTALFEALVIDWLKEATISAVSRQMNLSWNAIDGIMVRAVARGLARRENEAPKHLGIDETSFRKRHDYVTVVSDQEQGHVLHVALGRNKKDLTDYYDSLSEEQKAGIESVSMDMWPAYINATLAKIPDASRKIAFDKFHVAKYLGEAVDKVRREEHKVLLKQDCKDLSGTKHVWLTNPVNMSDKQWRWFRDLRESSLKTARAWALKEAAMGLWHYVRRPWAVKAWKKWLAWAVRCRLQPMKKVAKTIKEHLWGILNAIILKVTNGPAESINSRIKTIKVRSRGFRNKERFRNAIYFHLGGLKLYPEGIMR, via the coding sequence ATGAATGATACAGCTTTGTACGCTCAAATCCTTGGTATTCGGTCGCCCTGGAAGGTCGCCGAAGTGAAACTCGCGCTTGCTGCTGGCGAGGTCAGTGTTTTTGTTGAACGGGATCAAACTATCCCCATGACCTGTCCAAAGTGTGGGGCAACGGTCCCCGGCTACGACACGCGACAGCGGAAATGGCGGCACCTAGATACCTGCCAGTATAAGACCATGCTTGTGGCCGATGTCCCCCGCGTTCAGTGCCCTGAGCACGGCGTCGTGACCGTTGAAGTGCCTTGGGCGGAACCTGGCTCCGGGTTCACGGCCCTGTTTGAAGCCTTGGTCATCGACTGGCTCAAGGAGGCCACTATCTCGGCCGTCTCCCGACAGATGAATCTCAGCTGGAACGCCATTGACGGCATCATGGTGCGGGCCGTCGCGCGGGGCCTTGCGCGACGCGAAAACGAGGCTCCCAAGCATCTTGGTATCGACGAGACCTCCTTCCGCAAGCGGCACGATTATGTCACAGTCGTCTCGGACCAGGAGCAAGGACACGTGCTCCATGTCGCCCTGGGGCGAAACAAGAAGGATCTGACGGACTACTACGACTCCCTTTCCGAGGAACAGAAAGCAGGCATTGAGTCGGTTTCCATGGATATGTGGCCTGCCTACATCAACGCTACTCTGGCGAAGATTCCCGACGCGTCCCGGAAAATCGCCTTCGACAAGTTTCATGTGGCCAAATATCTCGGCGAGGCCGTCGACAAGGTGCGCCGTGAAGAACATAAGGTGCTACTCAAACAGGATTGCAAGGATCTGAGCGGCACCAAGCATGTGTGGTTGACCAACCCCGTCAACATGAGCGACAAGCAATGGCGCTGGTTTCGCGATCTGCGAGAGAGCAGCCTGAAAACCGCCCGCGCCTGGGCGCTAAAAGAGGCCGCCATGGGATTGTGGCATTACGTTCGCAGACCCTGGGCCGTCAAGGCCTGGAAGAAGTGGCTGGCCTGGGCTGTTCGTTGCCGCTTGCAGCCCATGAAAAAGGTTGCGAAAACGATCAAAGAGCACCTTTGGGGCATTCTCAATGCCATCATTCTGAAGGTCACCAACGGCCCGGCCGAGAGCATCAACAGCCGGATCAAAACTATCAAGGTAAGAAGTCGCGGATTCCGCAATAAGGAGCGGTTCCGCAATGCCATTTATTTCCATCTCGGGGGCTTGAAGCTATACCCTGAAGGCATCATGCGATAG
- a CDS encoding helix-turn-helix domain-containing protein has translation MKAQIIKKNGQPEYAVIPYADYLRLLEAFEDKADAAAVAEFQEAYRAGREFLVPAEILRRELEGDSPVKLWRDYRSLTQQELADRAGISKPYLSQIESGKRQGTVETLAAIARALDVPLDVITE, from the coding sequence ATGAAAGCGCAGATCATCAAGAAAAACGGCCAGCCCGAGTATGCCGTGATTCCATATGCCGACTACCTGCGGCTGTTGGAGGCCTTTGAAGACAAGGCCGATGCGGCGGCTGTGGCCGAATTCCAGGAGGCCTACCGGGCCGGCCGGGAGTTCCTGGTTCCTGCGGAAATCCTCCGCCGCGAATTGGAAGGTGATTCGCCGGTCAAGCTTTGGCGGGACTATCGCAGCCTGACCCAGCAAGAACTGGCCGACCGGGCCGGTATCAGCAAGCCGTACCTGTCACAGATTGAATCCGGTAAGCGGCAAGGCACGGTTGAAACCCTTGCCGCCATTGCTCGAGCCCTTGACGTGCCGCTGGACGTGATCACTGAGTGA
- a CDS encoding four helix bundle protein, which yields MKHHKQLEVWKRSVALAGAIYSVTRGFPPEEKYGLTSQMCRAAVSIASNIAEGAARQTLKEFIHFLHISSGSASELDTQIEIAKLINMGHSENLLKAQQDLSQISRMLKGLIRSLEKRR from the coding sequence ATGAAACACCATAAGCAATTGGAAGTTTGGAAACGATCCGTAGCTTTAGCCGGAGCAATATATTCGGTAACGCGAGGCTTTCCTCCGGAAGAGAAATACGGGTTAACTTCTCAAATGTGTCGGGCGGCTGTCTCCATAGCCAGCAATATTGCGGAAGGTGCAGCACGACAAACGTTGAAGGAGTTTATCCATTTTCTCCATATTTCTTCAGGCTCAGCGAGCGAGTTGGATACGCAGATCGAAATCGCCAAATTGATCAACATGGGACACTCAGAGAATTTACTTAAAGCTCAACAAGATCTTTCCCAAATATCCCGAATGCTTAAAGGACTTATTCGTTCCCTGGAAAAACGTCGATAA
- a CDS encoding MlaA family lipoprotein, translated as MKYTPRILLPILLLAGLLFGGCSTLPRTSAQSRPPLRTYENLVDSTTEHPLEVYDPLEGINRGTYRFNYYFDRYLFLPVVTAYDFILPDYAEDRISNFVDNVFEFNNLFNNILQLKFKGAGITLSRFVINSTVGIGGLWDPATTWGLHKQPEDFGQTLGHYGAGNGPYLVLPILGPSNLRDTFGIAGDAASFAGIGPVAWAESNTASRTFTGVSTVDRRHRQSFRYYQTGSPFEYEMVRLFYTKKRELEIAR; from the coding sequence ATGAAGTATACACCGCGTATATTGCTGCCCATCCTGCTGCTGGCAGGATTGCTGTTTGGCGGTTGCAGCACCCTGCCCCGCACCTCCGCCCAAAGCCGGCCACCGCTACGAACCTACGAAAACCTTGTCGACAGCACCACCGAGCACCCCCTGGAAGTTTACGATCCCCTGGAGGGGATCAATCGCGGAACCTACCGTTTCAACTATTATTTCGACCGCTATCTGTTTTTACCGGTGGTCACCGCTTACGACTTTATCCTGCCAGACTACGCCGAGGATCGCATTTCAAATTTCGTCGACAACGTCTTCGAGTTCAACAACCTGTTCAACAACATCCTGCAATTGAAATTCAAGGGCGCGGGCATTACCCTGTCCCGATTTGTGATCAACAGCACCGTCGGCATCGGCGGACTCTGGGATCCCGCCACGACCTGGGGCCTGCATAAACAACCGGAAGATTTCGGGCAAACCCTCGGACATTACGGAGCAGGCAACGGCCCCTACCTGGTACTTCCCATCCTGGGACCGTCCAACCTGCGTGACACCTTCGGCATCGCCGGCGACGCCGCCAGCTTTGCCGGCATCGGCCCGGTAGCCTGGGCGGAAAGCAACACCGCCTCACGCACGTTCACCGGCGTCAGCACCGTCGATCGCCGCCACCGCCAATCGTTCCGCTACTACCAGACCGGATCGCCGTTTGAGTATGAAATGGTGCGATTGTTTTATACGAAAAAAAGGGAGTTGGAGATTGCGAGGTAG
- a CDS encoding HepT-like ribonuclease domain-containing protein, with the protein MPFEVQERFRKIPWAKMRGIRNVLIHEYFGVDVEVVWRTIQDDLPGLKILLMELDKGLA; encoded by the coding sequence GTGCCTTTCGAGGTTCAAGAACGGTTCCGAAAAATTCCCTGGGCGAAGATGAGAGGCATCAGAAATGTCTTGATTCACGAGTACTTTGGTGTGGACGTTGAAGTTGTTTGGAGAACAATTCAGGATGACTTGCCAGGGTTGAAAATACTTTTGATGGAGCTAGATAAAGGTTTAGCTTAG
- a CDS encoding transposase translates to MPRTARIDHLDLLQHVMVRGIEKKPIFHDHADRIAFLQRMNLLLGETGTECLAWSLMRNHSHLLLRAGAVGDMAALDSYPWSGHAVLMGTQDLTGQNTDEVLGRFGGSLRTARTAYRQFVSIGAGQGEREELCGGGLRRVMMTGVEDKPQMYDERVLGSGEFVQGLLDESRISSSEPSILTLEILAEKVAEVFGVTVEDIRQPGRRNAVTDARSLISYLGFRRMGYSGEAVARILGITRSGVCRRSAAGEDLYRTDDSLRELFP, encoded by the coding sequence ATGCCAAGAACAGCGCGAATCGATCATCTGGATCTTCTTCAACACGTCATGGTAAGGGGCATCGAGAAAAAGCCAATTTTTCACGATCATGCTGATCGGATCGCCTTTCTCCAGCGGATGAATCTTCTGCTGGGGGAGACGGGCACCGAATGTCTGGCGTGGTCGCTGATGCGAAACCACTCCCATCTTCTGTTGCGGGCCGGGGCAGTTGGTGATATGGCTGCTTTGGACAGCTATCCCTGGTCGGGTCATGCGGTGCTGATGGGAACTCAGGATTTGACCGGACAAAATACCGACGAAGTTCTCGGTCGGTTCGGTGGCTCCCTCAGAACGGCGCGAACTGCTTACCGTCAGTTTGTTAGCATCGGCGCGGGGCAGGGGGAGCGTGAAGAGCTTTGTGGCGGCGGGTTGCGCCGTGTGATGATGACCGGGGTGGAGGATAAACCCCAGATGTACGATGAACGGGTACTCGGTTCGGGTGAGTTTGTGCAGGGACTGCTAGATGAGTCGCGCATTTCATCATCCGAACCTTCGATTCTGACGCTCGAAATTTTGGCAGAAAAGGTGGCGGAAGTGTTCGGTGTCACGGTCGAGGATATCCGACAACCAGGTCGTCGCAACGCGGTGACGGATGCTCGCAGTCTGATCAGTTATCTCGGTTTCAGACGTATGGGTTATTCGGGTGAAGCCGTCGCTCGCATCCTGGGTATCACCCGCTCCGGGGTGTGCCGTCGAAGTGCGGCTGGAGAGGATCTTTATCGAACAGACGATAGCCTTAGAGAGCTGTTTCCGTGA
- a CDS encoding alpha/beta fold hydrolase, which yields MRSLCAFLLTFLMVMGSGSYALAENAFDYPFTNPYEATVIEAPSPYRAVLPQEVPTRILNLKVFPERKIPEIFWYEDGLPCSLVYQRGKAPLIFIIAGTGARYDSPKMLSLQRAFYQAGFHVLSISSPTHMDFIINASSAMIPGNLEEDARDLYRVMQLAIDKIQNNIEVSAYYLTGYSLGGIQSAFVSRLDEKQRQFDFQKVLLINPPVSLYRSVSILDRLLDDNIPGGLNNFRPWLDDVMQNLSDIYKELGYFEFSGEYVYKVHKRYPRRESFLRAIIGLSFRLSSSNMIFAADIMNGGGYITPTHAEFNQSTSLTPYAMVACRTTFANYFHEYLYPHVHRDHPELTETDVIGRLSLKHIETYLRRTQKIGLLHNQDDIILGNGDIEYLRQVFGTRAQIYPHGGHCGNMNHPDVVRFMTNFFSGREG from the coding sequence ATGCGATCATTGTGCGCATTTCTGCTCACCTTTTTGATGGTTATGGGATCAGGGTCTTATGCTCTGGCCGAAAACGCTTTTGACTACCCTTTTACCAACCCCTACGAAGCGACGGTCATCGAAGCGCCATCACCCTACCGCGCGGTACTGCCCCAGGAAGTACCAACACGCATTCTCAATCTCAAGGTTTTCCCTGAGCGTAAGATCCCCGAAATATTCTGGTATGAAGACGGCCTGCCCTGTTCACTGGTCTACCAACGTGGCAAGGCCCCGCTGATTTTTATCATCGCCGGCACCGGCGCCCGCTACGATTCCCCTAAAATGCTTTCGCTGCAGCGGGCCTTTTACCAGGCGGGGTTTCACGTACTTAGCATTTCGTCGCCCACGCACATGGATTTTATCATCAACGCCTCCAGCGCCATGATCCCCGGCAACCTGGAGGAAGACGCTCGCGATCTTTACCGCGTCATGCAGCTTGCCATAGACAAAATCCAGAACAATATAGAAGTGAGTGCCTATTACCTCACCGGTTACAGCCTGGGCGGCATTCAATCGGCCTTTGTCTCCCGCTTGGATGAAAAACAACGGCAGTTCGATTTTCAGAAGGTTCTGCTTATCAACCCGCCGGTCAGCCTGTACCGTTCCGTCTCCATCCTCGATCGCTTGCTCGACGATAACATTCCCGGCGGGCTCAACAACTTTCGGCCCTGGCTGGACGATGTCATGCAGAATCTTTCTGACATCTACAAAGAGCTTGGCTATTTCGAATTTTCCGGCGAATATGTGTACAAAGTGCACAAACGTTATCCCCGACGTGAGAGTTTTCTGCGCGCCATCATCGGATTATCCTTCCGCTTATCATCGTCCAACATGATCTTTGCTGCCGACATCATGAACGGGGGCGGTTACATCACACCGACCCACGCGGAATTCAACCAGAGTACTTCGCTAACGCCTTATGCTATGGTCGCCTGCCGGACCACCTTTGCCAACTATTTCCATGAATACCTGTACCCCCATGTACACAGAGATCATCCCGAGCTCACCGAAACGGATGTCATCGGCAGGCTCAGTCTCAAACACATTGAAACCTACCTGCGCCGGACACAAAAAATCGGCCTGCTGCACAACCAGGACGACATCATTCTTGGAAATGGCGATATCGAGTATCTGCGACAGGTTTTCGGAACCCGCGCACAAATCTACCCCCACGGGGGGCATTGCGGCAATATGAACCACCCCGACGTCGTCCGATTTATGACCAACTTTTTCAGCGGCAGGGAGGGATAA
- a CDS encoding nucleotidyltransferase family protein, translated as MQREQVIRILSQHMEEIRQKFDVQSLSLFGSVARGESRPDSDLDILVTYSQVPGMFKYLDLKEYLEGLFHQPVDLVTMKALKKQLRDKILGEAVHVH; from the coding sequence ATGCAACGGGAGCAGGTCATCCGGATTCTTTCACAACATATGGAAGAAATCCGGCAAAAATTCGATGTTCAATCCCTGTCTCTTTTTGGTTCGGTTGCCAGAGGGGAATCTAGGCCGGATAGCGATCTCGATATCCTGGTTACCTACAGTCAAGTGCCTGGGATGTTTAAATACTTGGATTTAAAAGAGTATCTCGAGGGCTTGTTTCATCAGCCGGTTGATCTTGTGACTATGAAGGCCCTCAAAAAACAACTGCGCGATAAAATCCTTGGGGAGGCTGTTCATGTCCACTAG
- a CDS encoding type II toxin-antitoxin system RelE family toxin — protein MDYSKAARKALKSMPRNTARLVMEKIETLAADPYAPNNNVRKLTNHPGYRLRVGGLRVVYLVHDQALVVAVVRIASRGEVYQ, from the coding sequence ATCGATTACTCAAAGGCCGCCCGCAAGGCTCTGAAAAGTATGCCGCGCAATACAGCAAGACTCGTCATGGAGAAGATCGAGACGCTGGCGGCTGACCCATACGCGCCGAATAACAATGTCCGCAAACTCACCAACCACCCAGGATATCGTCTAAGGGTAGGGGGGTTACGGGTTGTCTACCTGGTCCATGACCAGGCACTGGTGGTTGCCGTGGTGCGCATCGCATCGCGGGGAGAGGTTTATCAATGA
- a CDS encoding type II toxin-antitoxin system Phd/YefM family antitoxin codes for MKLSESVKPITYFKAHSAEVLGHLDQDGNALVITQNGEAKAVIMGIREYERLKDTIALMQLLAQSERSLREGRGKTLDEGFEELWKKIDHEEKKG; via the coding sequence ATGAAACTGAGCGAATCCGTTAAACCGATTACTTATTTCAAGGCCCATTCGGCTGAGGTTTTAGGCCATCTCGACCAAGACGGCAACGCCCTGGTTATTACTCAAAATGGCGAAGCGAAAGCCGTGATCATGGGCATCCGTGAATATGAACGCCTTAAAGACACCATTGCGCTCATGCAGCTCCTGGCGCAAAGCGAGCGCAGCCTCCGGGAAGGTCGCGGCAAAACCTTGGATGAGGGATTTGAAGAGCTTTGGAAGAAAATTGACCATGAGGAAAAAAAGGGATGA
- a CDS encoding type II toxin-antitoxin system RelE family toxin: MAFSVIYHPDVKGRDIPKINGDVRVRIKKAIETRLMVAPQEYGEPLRKTLKGYWKLRVGDYRIVFKIDGDEILILGICHRKGVYPLMESRQ, from the coding sequence GTGGCATTTTCGGTCATCTATCATCCTGACGTCAAAGGGCGAGATATCCCGAAGATAAACGGCGATGTCCGGGTGCGGATCAAAAAAGCGATCGAAACCCGACTCATGGTTGCTCCTCAAGAATATGGTGAACCTTTGCGAAAAACTCTCAAGGGCTACTGGAAACTCAGGGTCGGGGATTACCGTATTGTATTCAAGATTGACGGCGACGAAATTCTTATCCTTGGTATCTGCCATCGCAAGGGAGTTTATCCGCTGATGGAAAGCCGACAGTGA
- the aroL gene encoding shikimate kinase AroL: MATTIYLIGARASGKTTIGRALASVLNYAFVDTDEYMSATSHMTVAEVVAKEGWVGFRRRESEALHAVTAPKTVIATGGGMVLATANRKYMRAHGKVFYLHVPAEVMAERLKADPNSAQRPTLTGRSIVEEINEVMAERETLYHETAHYILNGSVPVERVVKQALDMLGG, translated from the coding sequence ATGGCGACCACCATTTACCTGATCGGTGCCCGCGCTTCGGGCAAAACCACCATCGGCCGCGCTCTGGCGAGTGTGCTGAACTATGCTTTTGTCGATACGGACGAGTATATGTCTGCAACGAGTCACATGACGGTTGCCGAGGTGGTGGCCAAGGAAGGTTGGGTGGGGTTTCGTCGCAGGGAAAGCGAAGCCCTGCACGCCGTGACGGCACCAAAAACCGTGATAGCGACGGGTGGGGGGATGGTCCTGGCTACAGCCAACCGGAAATACATGCGGGCCCATGGGAAAGTATTTTATCTGCATGTCCCGGCCGAGGTTATGGCGGAACGCCTTAAGGCCGATCCGAATTCCGCCCAGCGTCCGACGCTTACCGGGCGATCGATCGTTGAAGAGATCAATGAAGTGATGGCAGAGCGCGAGACTCTATACCATGAGACGGCGCACTATATTCTCAACGGTTCGGTTCCCGTCGAAAGAGTGGTCAAGCAGGCCCTGGATATGCTGGGTGGTTAA